In a genomic window of Myotis daubentonii chromosome X, mMyoDau2.1, whole genome shotgun sequence:
- the TIMM17B gene encoding mitochondrial import inner membrane translocase subunit Tim17-B, translating into MEEYAREPCPWRIVDDCGGAFTMGVIGGGVFQAIKGFRNAPVGIRHRLRGSANAVRIRAPQIGGSFAVWGGLFSTIDCGLVHVRGKEDPWNSITSGALTGAVLAARSGPLAMMGSAMMGGILLALIEGVGILLTRYTAQQFRNAPPFLEDPNQLPSKEGTPASGYPSYH; encoded by the exons ATGGAGGAGTACGCTCGGGAGCCCTG CCCATGGCGAATTGTGGATGATTGCGGTGGAGCCTTCACTATGGGTGTCATCGGTGGTGGAGTCTTCCAGGCCATCAAGGGCTTCCGCAATGCCCCTGTC GGAATTCGGCACCGATTGAGAGGTAGTGCCAATGCTGTGAGGATCCGAGCCCCTCAGATTGGAG GTAGCTTCGCAGTGTGGGGGGGCCTGTTCTCCACCATCGACTGTGGCCTGGTGCATGTGCGGGGCAAGGAGGATCCCTGGAATTCCATCACCAGTGGAGCATTGACTGGGGCTGTGCTGGCTGCCCGCA gtggccCATTGGCCATGATGGGCTCGGCAATGATGGGAGGCATTCTGTTGGCCCTTATCGAGGGTGTTGGCATCCTCCTCACTCGCTACACTGCCCAGCAGTTCCGCAACG CACCCCCGTTCCTGGAGGACCCCAACCAGCTGCCCTCTAAGGAAGGGACCCCGGCCTCGGGCTATCCCAGCTACCACTGA
- the PQBP1 gene encoding polyglutamine-binding protein 1 isoform X2, whose protein sequence is MPLPVALQTRLAKRGILKHLEPEPEEEIIAEDYDDDPVDYEATRLEGLPPNWYKVFDPSCGLPYYWNVDTDLVSWLSPHDSNSIVTKSAKKVRNSNADAEEKLDRSHEKLDRSHEKSDRGHEKSDRSHEKSDRGHEKSDRDRERGYDKVDRERERDRDRDRDRDRDRDRDRDRGYDKVDREEAKERRHHRREELAPYPKSKKVSSRKDEELDPMDPSAYSDAPRGTWSTGLPKRNEAKTGADTTAAGPLFQQRPYPSPGAVLRANAEASRTKQQD, encoded by the exons ATGCCGTTGCCCGTTGCTCTGCAGACCCGCTTGGCCAAGAGAGGCATCCTCAAACATCTAGAGCCCG AACCAGAGGAAGAGATCATTGCTGAGGACTACGATGATGATCCCGTGGACTATGAGGCCACCCGGTTGGAGGGCCTGCCACCCAACTGGTACAAGGTGTTTGACCCTTCCTG CGGACTCCCTTACTACTGGAATGTGGACACAGACCTGGTGTCCTGGCTCTCCCCACACGACTCCAACTCCATCGTTACCAAATCTGCTAAGAAGGTCAGGAACAGTAATGCAG ATGCTGAGGAGAAGTTGGACCGGAGCCATGAGAAATTGGACCGGAGCCATGAGAAATCGGACCGGGGCCATGAGAAATCCGACAGGAGCCATGAGAAGTCTGACCGGGGCCACGAGAAATCAGACAGAGACCGTGAACGTGGCTATGACAAGGTGGACAGAGAAAGAGAGCGGGACAGGGACCGGGACAGGGATCGGGACAGGGACCGGGACAGGGACCGTGACCGTGGATATGACAAGGTGGACAGAGAAGAGGCCAAAGAACGGCGCCACCATCGTCGGGAAGAGCTGGCTCCCTACCCCAAGAGCAAGAAGG TTTCAAGCCGGAAGGATGAAGAGTTAGACCCAATGGACCCCAGCGCTTACTCAGATGCACCCCG GGGCACCTGGTCAACAGGACTCCCCAAGCGGAATGAGGCTAAGACGGGTGCAGACACGACAGCCGCCGGCCCCCTCTTCCAGCAGCGTCCCTACCCATCCCCAGGGGCTGTGCTCCGGGCCAATGCCGAGGCCTCCCGAACCAAGCAGCAGGACTGA
- the PQBP1 gene encoding polyglutamine-binding protein 1 isoform X1: protein MPLPVALQTRLAKRGILKHLEPGKRFPTPVLSETRNRTDLEPEEEIIAEDYDDDPVDYEATRLEGLPPNWYKVFDPSCGLPYYWNVDTDLVSWLSPHDSNSIVTKSAKKVRNSNADAEEKLDRSHEKLDRSHEKSDRGHEKSDRSHEKSDRGHEKSDRDRERGYDKVDRERERDRDRDRDRDRDRDRDRDRGYDKVDREEAKERRHHRREELAPYPKSKKVSSRKDEELDPMDPSAYSDAPRGTWSTGLPKRNEAKTGADTTAAGPLFQQRPYPSPGAVLRANAEASRTKQQD, encoded by the exons ATGCCGTTGCCCGTTGCTCTGCAGACCCGCTTGGCCAAGAGAGGCATCCTCAAACATCTAGAGCCCG gaaaaaggttccccacccctgtcttatCTGAAACCAGGAACAGGACAGATTTAG AACCAGAGGAAGAGATCATTGCTGAGGACTACGATGATGATCCCGTGGACTATGAGGCCACCCGGTTGGAGGGCCTGCCACCCAACTGGTACAAGGTGTTTGACCCTTCCTG CGGACTCCCTTACTACTGGAATGTGGACACAGACCTGGTGTCCTGGCTCTCCCCACACGACTCCAACTCCATCGTTACCAAATCTGCTAAGAAGGTCAGGAACAGTAATGCAG ATGCTGAGGAGAAGTTGGACCGGAGCCATGAGAAATTGGACCGGAGCCATGAGAAATCGGACCGGGGCCATGAGAAATCCGACAGGAGCCATGAGAAGTCTGACCGGGGCCACGAGAAATCAGACAGAGACCGTGAACGTGGCTATGACAAGGTGGACAGAGAAAGAGAGCGGGACAGGGACCGGGACAGGGATCGGGACAGGGACCGGGACAGGGACCGTGACCGTGGATATGACAAGGTGGACAGAGAAGAGGCCAAAGAACGGCGCCACCATCGTCGGGAAGAGCTGGCTCCCTACCCCAAGAGCAAGAAGG TTTCAAGCCGGAAGGATGAAGAGTTAGACCCAATGGACCCCAGCGCTTACTCAGATGCACCCCG GGGCACCTGGTCAACAGGACTCCCCAAGCGGAATGAGGCTAAGACGGGTGCAGACACGACAGCCGCCGGCCCCCTCTTCCAGCAGCGTCCCTACCCATCCCCAGGGGCTGTGCTCCGGGCCAATGCCGAGGCCTCCCGAACCAAGCAGCAGGACTGA